From a region of the Streptacidiphilus albus JL83 genome:
- a CDS encoding SMI1/KNR4 family protein, with protein sequence MNDQIWAGVRERVRALAESVSGRKVFGSIGHGFALDDPLTPDEVDALEAQIGVALPDEYRTFLLEVGAGGAGPYYGIYPARCQDRWCWEGDGVELADLSRLAEPFPVQGPDPAALRALLDERPEEEDYEQLDDFDGAVEAWEQRWAALMWSADRTVGAVVISTSGCAVRQWLVLSGPERGRIWWDGRVDDEDLEPLRDDEGEPVSFAQWYLGWLADAEQRGAVSSTTTTKAAAPSGAPASTRQVRVRAGAASHLKPTRTRLGTWIENLRRGDSLVVEREDEQSGDWYIQVLLRDDNTYQLEYRDGVAAEHYQTRTVSRERVLNAMAGWASGESAWKSDYMWNNIGADFATSNDRP encoded by the coding sequence ATGAACGATCAGATATGGGCAGGTGTGCGGGAGCGGGTGCGCGCGCTGGCGGAGTCGGTGTCGGGGAGGAAGGTGTTCGGCTCCATCGGGCATGGGTTCGCTCTTGATGACCCTCTGACTCCGGACGAGGTTGACGCCCTCGAAGCGCAGATAGGCGTCGCGCTGCCCGACGAGTACCGGACCTTCCTGCTGGAGGTCGGCGCCGGCGGTGCGGGACCGTACTACGGCATCTACCCCGCACGCTGCCAGGACCGATGGTGCTGGGAGGGCGACGGAGTCGAGCTGGCGGACCTTTCCAGGCTGGCCGAGCCGTTCCCGGTCCAAGGGCCGGATCCGGCGGCACTCCGTGCGCTCCTGGACGAACGCCCCGAGGAGGAGGACTACGAGCAACTCGATGACTTCGACGGCGCCGTCGAAGCCTGGGAGCAGCGCTGGGCAGCGCTGATGTGGTCGGCGGACCGGACCGTGGGTGCGGTGGTGATCTCCACGTCGGGCTGTGCCGTTCGGCAGTGGCTGGTCCTCAGCGGGCCAGAACGCGGGCGCATCTGGTGGGACGGCCGGGTCGACGACGAGGACCTGGAACCGCTCCGTGACGACGAGGGAGAGCCGGTCTCCTTCGCCCAGTGGTATCTGGGCTGGCTCGCCGATGCGGAGCAGCGTGGAGCGGTGTCGTCCACGACGACCACCAAGGCCGCAGCGCCATCGGGCGCTCCTGCGTCCACGCGGCAAGTGCGGGTCAGGGCCGGCGCGGCCTCGCACCTGAAGCCGACGAGGACCCGGCTGGGCACCTGGATCGAGAACCTGCGCCGTGGGGACAGCCTCGTCGTCGAGCGAGAGGACGAGCAGTCCGGTGACTGGTACATCCAGGTGCTGCTGCGCGATGACAACACCTACCAACTGGAGTACCGCGACGGTGTCGCGGCTGAGCACTACCAGACACGCACCGTCTCCCGGGAGCGGGTGCTGAACGCCATGGCCGGATGGGCCTCGGGGGAGAGCGCCTGGAAGAGCGACTACATGTGGAACAACATCGGCGCCGACTTCGCGACCTCGAACGACCGCCCGTAG
- a CDS encoding TetR/AcrR family transcriptional regulator: MTASPTTRGRPRGFDRDAALDAALDLFWRHGYEATSISMLTKAMGISPPSLYAAFGDKRKLFSEATARYAETWGQYGTRPLAEEPTARAAIERMLREAAEGYTDPAHPPGCLVISAAVNVAEADAEVKQELRGFREQAKARIAQKIAEDVADGVLPAGTDAVALGRFYAAVIQGMDTQAADGATRAELDSIVDVALAAWPR, encoded by the coding sequence ATGACTGCATCACCGACGACCCGAGGCCGCCCGCGCGGCTTCGACCGCGACGCGGCGCTCGACGCGGCGCTGGATCTGTTCTGGCGCCACGGCTACGAGGCGACGTCGATCTCGATGCTGACGAAGGCGATGGGCATCAGCCCGCCGAGCCTGTACGCGGCGTTCGGCGACAAGCGGAAACTGTTCAGCGAGGCGACCGCGCGCTACGCGGAGACCTGGGGCCAGTACGGGACCCGTCCGCTCGCCGAGGAGCCGACGGCGCGCGCGGCGATCGAGAGGATGCTGCGAGAAGCCGCGGAGGGCTACACCGATCCGGCCCACCCGCCCGGGTGCCTGGTGATCAGCGCCGCGGTCAACGTCGCCGAAGCCGACGCCGAGGTGAAGCAGGAGCTGCGCGGCTTCCGGGAGCAGGCCAAGGCCCGCATCGCCCAGAAGATCGCCGAGGACGTGGCAGACGGGGTGCTCCCGGCCGGGACTGACGCCGTCGCGCTGGGTCGGTTCTACGCGGCGGTGATCCAGGGCATGGACACCCAGGCCGCCGACGGCGCCACCCGCGCGGAGCTGGACAGCATCGTGGACGTCGCGCTGGCGGCGTGGCCGCGCTGA